The following is a genomic window from Candidatus Rokuibacteriota bacterium.
GAAAACCCCGACGTGGTGGTGGACATCTCCGACACGATCGAGCTCAAGCTCAAGGCCCTCGCCTGCCACACGAGCCAGATGCGCGACTTCGCGCGGGTGGAGGCGTGGGTGCGCGAGCGGGCAGCCAAGCTCGGAAAGCCGAAGGGCTACGCCTACGCCGAGGCCTTCCATCGAATCGGGATCCCGAGCTGAGGCAGCCGTGCGCGTCCGGTCCCCGCTTCTCGTCGGGCTGCTCGCCGCGCTCCTCCTCGGCGCCGCGCCAGGGCCGACACACGCGCAGCTCTTTCTCGCCTCCCGCCCGCACCCCGAGTTCATGATCGGCCCCCTTATGGTCCGCGCCAGCGTCGTCCCGGAGCTCGGCCCCGTGACGCTGGACGTGCTGTGGAGCCTCGTCATCCCGCCCGCGCGCAACGCCATCGAGTTCGAGCAGGATCTCTATTTCCTGTGGCCGGGGGCGGTCAACCCTGACGCGAGCGACGGTGACCCCGAGCCCGCACTCGCCCGCTACGTCGAGGCGCGGGGGTTCACCGTCATCTCCGACGGCCGGCTGCCGCTGTTCGCGCAGAGCCTGTATCAGATGGACACCGAAGCGCCCCCCGAGCGCGTGACGGGCGGCGCGCCCTTTGTCACCTTCGTCAGGCAAAGCGGGCCGCTCGGCCTGACCTCACCGGCGACCTACGTCCGGATCCCATGGACGCCCCAGATGGTCAACCGCGCCTGGCTCATTGATCTCCGCCTGACGAGCACCGGGCTCGTCACGCCGAGAAAAGCGAGCTGGATCGAGAATGCGTTCTGGGGCCAGCGGCATGTGATCTCGATCAGCTTCAACGACGTGCGCCACCGGGCGCTGTTTCCCATGTACTTCGGCGTGCGCCGCTCCCGGTTGGCTCATCCCGAAACGGCGTGACCGCACAGGCTCCCGTGAACGCCCGCGTCGGGACCTCCGGCTACAACTATCCCGAGTGGAAGGGCACCTTCTATCCCGCCGACCTCTCCACGGCGAAGATGCTCGGCTACTACGCCGAGCGCTTCTCCACGGTCGAGATCAACGTCACCTTCTACCGGATGCCGAACGCGAAGATGCTGGCGGGCTGGGCCGCGGCGACCCCCGACGACTTCACCTTCGTCCTGAAGGCGCCGAAGCGGATCACCCACGACGCGCGGCTCAAGGACGTGGATGAGCCGGTCCGCTACTTCTGCGACACCGCCCGCACGCTCGGGACGAAGCTCGGTCCCCTCCTCTTCCAGCTGCCGCCGAATCTGAAGAAGGACGTCGGCAGGCTCGGCGACCTGCTCGTGCTCCTCCCCCCGGGCCTCCGGTGCGCCTTCGAGTTCCGCCACGACTCCTGGTTCGCCGACGACGTGTACGCGCTCCTCCGCACCCGGAACGCGGCCCTCTGCATCGCCGACACGGAGAAGGGCACCACGCCGCTCGTGGCGACCGCCGACTTCGGGTACTTCAGGCTCCGGGACGCCGGCTACACCCAGGACGACCTCACGCGGTGGAGCCAGACCGTGACGACGCTCGGCGCAGGGTGGCGCGACGCGTTCATCTACTTCAAGCACGAGGAGTCGGGGATCGGCCCGGCCCTGGCCCGGCAGCTCCAGACACTCCTGACCGGCTGATGCGCCCTCTCGTCGTCGCTCTGGTCATCCTCCTCGA
Proteins encoded in this region:
- a CDS encoding DUF72 domain-containing protein translates to MNARVGTSGYNYPEWKGTFYPADLSTAKMLGYYAERFSTVEINVTFYRMPNAKMLAGWAAATPDDFTFVLKAPKRITHDARLKDVDEPVRYFCDTARTLGTKLGPLLFQLPPNLKKDVGRLGDLLVLLPPGLRCAFEFRHDSWFADDVYALLRTRNAALCIADTEKGTTPLVATADFGYFRLRDAGYTQDDLTRWSQTVTTLGAGWRDAFIYFKHEESGIGPALARQLQTLLTG